In the genome of Apium graveolens cultivar Ventura unplaced genomic scaffold, ASM990537v1 ctg3591, whole genome shotgun sequence, one region contains:
- the LOC141701213 gene encoding uncharacterized protein LOC141701213: MDVLTRGIQDGVPWCMLFADDIVIIKETRVVVNVTLERWRYILESNGLRVSRSKTEYLWCNFSNLPNGEGVYVLMADQVLPPKDNFRLSNGFFMNKLRVAPIAEKVREGRLRWFGNIRRRRIATPVRRVEDLVVSGSRRRGRPRRIWDDLLTLDLRALNLSADMTSYRRSWRRRIRVAD; this comes from the exons ATGGATGTTCTAACTAGGGGTATTCAGGATGGTGTACCTTGGTGTATGCTATTCGCGGATGATATAGTCATAATTAAGGAGACAAGGGTTGTAGTTAATGTAACATTAGAGCGATGGAGGTATATATTGGAGTCTAATGGATTGCGGGTTAGTCGGTCTAAGACGGAATATTTGTGGTGTAACTTTAGTAATCTACCGAATGGTGAGGGGGTGTATGTTCTGATGGCCGATCAAGTATTGCCCCCCAAAGATAATTTCAG ATTGTCAAATGGTTTTTTCATGAATAAATTACGAGTTGCGCCTATTGCAGAAAAAGTGAGGGAAGGTCGATTGCGTTGGTTTGGGAATATTAGGCGAAGAAGGATAGCTACTCCAGTGCGCAGGGTGGAGGATTTAGTGGTATCAGGATCAAGAAGGAGAGGGAGGCCAAGGAGGATTTGGGATGATCTACTCACGCTGGACTTAAGGGCCCTAAACCTCAGTGCTGACATGACCTCATATAGGAGATCTTGGCGCAGGAGGATAAGGGTGGCAGATTAG